A single genomic interval of Armigeres subalbatus isolate Guangzhou_Male chromosome 1, GZ_Asu_2, whole genome shotgun sequence harbors:
- the LOC134213801 gene encoding tetra-peptide repeat homeobox protein 1-like: protein VPVPVPVPVPVPVPVPVPVPVPVPVPVPVPVPVPVPVPVPVPVPVPVPVPVPVPVPVPVPVPVPVPVPVPVPVPVPVPVPVPVPVPVPVPVPVPVPVPVPVPVPVPVPVPVPVPVPVPVPVPVPVPVPVPAPVPIPVSVPVPVPVHVPVPISVPVPVPVPVPVPVPVPVPVPVPVPVPVPVPVPV from the coding sequence gtcccagtcccagtcccagtcccagtcccagtcccagtcccagtcccagtcccagtcccagtcccagtcccagtcccagtcccagtcccagtcccagtcccagtcccagtcccagtcccagtcccagtcccagtcccagtcccagtcccagtcccagtcccagtcccagtcccagtcccagtcccagtcccagtcccagtcccagtcccagtcccagtcccagtcccagtcccagtcccagtcccagtcccagtcccagtcccagtcccagtcccagtcccagtcccagtcccagtcccagtcccagtcccagtcccagtcccagtcccagtcccagtcccagtcccagtcccagtcccagtcccagtcccagtcccagtcccagtcccagccCCAGTGCCAATCCCAGtctcagtcccagtcccagtcccagtccatgTCCCTGTCCCTATCTCAGTTCCagttccagtcccagtcccagtcccagtcccagtcccagtcccagtcccagtcccagtcccagtcccagtcccagtcccagtcccagtcccagtc